The Methanococcus voltae PS genomic interval AATAACGGCGATAGACAATATGATGCAGTAGACTGGGCCAAATTTATTACTAAATTGGTTAGTTCGGGTTTATTATATTTAGGAGATAATTTGAAGGTTGAACACGTTGCTAATTCGGATATCGTCGTAAAAAAAGGTTCTGCAATTATTGAAGGTTATGGTTACGAACTTACTGAAGACAAGATAATTACGTTGGATGTAGGCAGTGGCTCAACTAGGGTTGACAAAATAGTTTTAAGGCTTGACCGTAGTGAAAATGTGCGAAATGTAAGTTTAAAGATTATCAATGGTGACCTAGTACGAAATGAAACCATTTATGATTTATTACTCGCAGAAATAACTGTAAATTCGGGTCAAACGTTTGTAATTCCTGAAAATATTATTGATATGAGAGAAGATTATTCCGTTTGTGGCGTAGCCCACTCTACAAACCAGGAATCACAAATTGATACGTGGTTTAACCACGTGAAAGAAAAATATCGGCTACCACTCGTTGGTGAAATAACGCTTATAAATAATACCCAGACAATGGCTAGTCCATATACAATTCCAAATTGGCAATTATATGATAGTATCCGTTTTGAATTAATTTGGCAAGCTGTGGAGTCTTACGATGTAGAATTGGACATTGTAGTGAATGGTGAAGCACATAAACTATATACTAGTAATGCAGCTTGTAAATTCTTCTGCAAAAAAATCCCTGCTTGTGAATCCATTAGTTGGAAGGTAACCCCCCAATTGCCTAGTGACCATTATAGACCTGGACGGTGCGTTTCTTTAAAAATAATCGGCGAATATGGTACAAGCTTTTTAGCGCAGAACTAATTTAAAGCTAATTTAAAGCTAATTTACATGTGATATTATGATAAAAATATTAAATAAAAATTTTGAATACATTAACGCAATAAAAATAAATGAATTATTGAATTTAAAATGGGATAGAAAATTTTATTCTCCCGATATTTTTTCATTTAATTGTAAATATGATAAAGATATTGATGTTGGGCAGTATGTGCTTTATAATGGTTATTTTGGTATTATTGAGTACCTAAAAACAACTCTTGACGGATATATGCAAGTAAATGGCAAAAGCCCATTGTCTATACTGGGCAGAAGGGTAGTAATTAATGAAGATTATATCAATAATATGGCAAAGCCATTTAAAGCAATCATCCTAGAATTAATTAACGCGAATGTTACAAATCCAGTGGATACTACTCGTAAAATAGATTTTATCGATATTTCCAACATTGTTGCAGATGGTAATATTTATGAATGTAGATGTAAAGGTAAAGATTTAGGAAATACTTTAAGCTCGATTTGCAAGGATAATAACATCGGTCAACGAATGATTTTTGATTATATATCTAAAAAATTTATATACGAACTTTATACTGGCAAAAATAGGGGTATAAATCAATCTGAAAACGAATGGATTATATTTTCCCCAGAAATTGGCAATATATATAATCAAGAATATATTAAAGACATAAAAATACTAAAAAATGTAGAATACGATATTAATTATAGTAAATTTAATAAATCGCCTTATCATACGGAAATTGCTTCTGGAATAGATAGATTTGAATTTACAGACGATAAATTTGTTGAAACAATAATAACTTTAAATACAGAAGTTAGTGACGATTGTGGTTATAAAGATTTATGGGATTTAGGCGATATAGTGACTTGTAAAAGTAATAAATTTAATTTTAGTATCGATTTACCAGTTATTGAAGTTTCAGAATTGATTAAAAATAATAATTTTAATTTAAGCGTTAAATTTGGAGATATTGAAGGTTTTAAAAAATAATAACCTGTATAAAAATAAAAGAATAATAAAAGAATAATAAAAGAATAATAAAAAAAATTATTTATGTTATTTTTTATTTAATTTATTTAACTTTAAATTCATAAATAACTTTTTTAGTTGTACTACCTTCTTCCCAGCTTCTAGAATATTCAAATTCAACTGTGGCAGTACCTGCTTTTAAAGCGTTTAATTTCCATTTGTGAGTACCTGAAGCCCCCATCAAGTCATTTTCTGGTGCGAAGTAGTTATCTGTGATTATTTTTACTACATCGTCGTTTTTAGTGTAATTATATTCCCAAATGTAACCTGTTGAAGGGTTTTCCTCGAGTTCTATTTCATAAGTTTCATTTACACTTAATTCTACGTTTTTAACGATTGTTTCGATGTTTTTGTTTTCATCTGGTGCAATATTCACTATTTCAGTATTATTTTCAGTTTTTATATCGTCTTCGTTGTAGATTTTTACCGAAGTTGTATCTTCATCATTTTCATCGTCGTAAATTTTTATATCATCATATGGAATTTTAATTTTTTTAACGATGTCCCATGTTTTTTGATTTATAATGTGGATTTCTTCATATGAGAAGGTAAACAAGTAATCATTTATGTACAATGACCTTGAAACATAGTTTTCATGCTTATCTTGTTTCTTCATTGTTATTTTGTAGTCTTCGGTTGCTTCTGCAATTTTTAAAATATATGCACTGTCACCTGCGGGGAGTACAACGACTCTATTTTCATTGTCCCAAAGGAATGCGTGAGGTTCGTAAAGTGCTGTAGACCATTTTTGACCAGCTATTGCATAACTATTCAATTCTTTTGGATTTTCAACGTCACTTACATCAAATATTGATACTTTTACATCGTTATATTCATCCTTACCAATTCCAAGAACTATGTTTTCTTCGAGTGGGTGCAAGTATGTTGAATATCCTGGTATTTTCAAATCACCCAATAAAGTTGGTTTTTTAGGATTACTTAAATCAATTACCATGAATGGGTCAATATCTTTGTATGTTACGAGGTATAATCGTTCTTTGTCAAATCTTGCGCTGTAAATTCTCTCATCTAAACCAAGGTCTTTTAATTCTCCAATTATATTTATTTTATTGTTTTCAATGTTTGTTACATCGAGCACGTAAACTGAATTGGTTGATTTAGTTTCAGAAGCCCAATATCCGGTTTTGGTTGTAGCAATTCTTAAATTACCATCGTATTCATCCATTGAGTATTTATTTAATAATTTACCTGGCACACTACCTGATGAAACGCTTAAATTGTCGAGTTTAACTTTAATTATTCCCGTACTTTCAATTTCGTCCCATTTTTTAGTCATGTATTTATCGAAATCTTTGTTAAATTCTTCCCTTAAATTGTAGCTTTCCTCACTTGGAAGGCTATTGTAGTATTCTTCGATTGTAGTCATTATTTCGAGATATTTTGCAGGTTCTCCAAAATCCTCGTTAGCGTAAACTCTTTTGATTTTATCCATTACGTCTTTTGGGAAATAGTTGTTTCCGTTTTCAAGGATGTATTCCATCATTACTTTGTTGTATTCTGGAGTTACATGGTATGTAAAGTAAAGGTTATCTTCGGAGAAGTAGGCTGTTGAATCATAGGTACCAACTACACTGATAGAATCTTCGATTTCGCCACTATTTACGTCCATTTTAGTTATAATGTATGTTACTTCGTCATTATAATCTACGATTGGAGGTAATATTGGATAGTACATTTTTGCATATGGCAAATTATAGTTTTCATAGAATATTGGCCCATATTTTTCTGAAAGTATCATGTACAATTTTCCATCGATTATTCTTGAATCAATGTATCTTGTATCGTTAATATTTTTAGACCAGCTTAAATATGGGTCTTTTATATCTTTAACGTTATAGCAAGAAATTTTATCGTATTCGATTATTAATAAATTATCTCCTTGAAGGTATAATTCTCCGCTTTTACCGATTTCGCCAATTAACTTTGCAGTTTCTGGCGGTAAAGCATCAATCATGTAGGTTTTACCATTGTATCTATTAGGAGAGTAAAATATTTTTTCTCCATCGGTTTTAACAATGTCGGCTTCGTCTACTCCTTTCACTTGAACGTTAGTTTCTGAATATCTTGACGTACCGCCTGAAGAAGTACCGGTATTAGATGATGTGTCAACATCCATACTTTTGGCATTTTCAGTTGTCGCGTAACTGATACCATCCTTAAAGCCTGACATAGCACCATATATGCTAGATTGGGAATTTTTTAATTCCTGTCTTTGTTCTAAGACCTCTTTTGAACCTATAGGAACCATCTTGAAGTCCAAACCATTCCAATTTTGTAATTTAGTATCCCCTTGACTATCAGTCAGATAATTTTGACTGCTAAATCCAATAATTATTGCCCCCACGGCTACAATTATAAATGCAAGGATGCTAAATCTTTTTAAATCCATTTTGACACCTTCTGTATCTTTTTGTATATTTAAATTTAATTATTAATAAATAAACAATAAATAAACAATATCTATATGATTAAACTATAAAATATTAAGGATATGAAATAAATTAAATAAAGTATTTAAATTAAATATATTTACTAAATCATACGAGGCATAATATAAAATATAAAATATAAAATATAATATTTTTTTGTAAATTTAGGACTATTTTTAATTATTTATTCATTAACATATTGGCATATTAACTATTGAAATATATTATAAATCTAGTTTAAATTTGTACTAAAGTACGGCATTTAAATTCGGAGGTTTGTATAACCATATTTATCGAGTTAATAGATTTTTAACTCTTGATATAATATATTAGTGTACTTTATTATAACAATGTGTATTATGTAAGGTACTCACCGAACATTATTTAAGCATGCTTAAATTAAAAATATTTACATTCGTATCCTTAAATAATCAAATTTATATATTATGTGTAATAAATAGTATAACTTGCCAAAATTATCGAAATAATGGAATTATATCAAAAAATTGAAAAAAATAAATTCTTTATTCAAAATATGGGTGAGTAACATGGATTTACTAACACTTTGGGATTTGGAACGCGAAGATATTTCAAAACTTATGGATTACGCAGAATTTTTCAAAAAAAATAGGTATGGTCACGACGTACTAAAAAACAAGAATATTGCATTGATTTTTGAAAGTCCGTCAACAAGAACTAGAATAAGCTTTGACCTTGCAGTAAATGAATTAGGTGGACATAGTCTAACATTGAATAATAATGAGATACACCTCGGTAAAAAGGAAAGTATCGAAGATACGGCGAGAGTAATGGAGAGATTTGTTGATGCAATTGTTGCCAGAGTTAAAAAACATAGTACTCTCGAAGAATTATCTAAAAATAGTAACATACCGATTGTAAATGCTTTAAGCGACTTGGCACACCCTTGTCAGATATTAGCGGATATATTAACTATCAAAGAAACAAAAGGACTTAAATCAATTGAAGAATTTAAAGGTTTAAAACTTTCATATTTTGGAGATGGAAATAACATTGCAAACTCTTTGATGATAGCAGGAGCAATTCTTGGAATGGATGTATTTATCGCTACACCTAGAAGCTACGAACCTAATGGACTTTTCGTTAAAAAAGCACTCGAAATAATAGATAAGTATGGCGAAGGTAGTCTTACATTGACTGATAATGCGGAACTAGCTGCAAAAGATGCAGATGTTTTATATACGGATGTCTGGATTAGTATGAGCGATGTAAATAAAGACTTGGATTCTATTAAAAAAATATTCCCGCCATACCAAATAAATAGTGCATTGATGAAACTTGCAAAAGAAGATTCTATAGTTTTACACTGTTTACCTGCAAATAAGGGTATGGAGATTACAGAAGAAGTATTCGAAAGTAAAAACTCGTATGTATTTGATGAAGCAGAAAACAGATTGCATGCTCAAAAAGCAGTTTTAAAATATTTATTTGAATAAATTAAAATTTGAATAAATTAAAAAATGTATGAACAAAAGAATAAACAAAATAAATATAAATATAAATATAAACAATATGATTAAATCCTAGAAACACTTTATTTAATTTTCTTTTTTCTTTTAGATTTAATGTTTATTATTTTATTATATTCTATTCTATCTTATTTTATTGTAGTCCATTCTATTTTATATGTCGTATTTTTCATATGCCTCATTTAGAATTTAAAAAAGTGGGAAATCAACATTTAAATTATTCAGACGTGTTTTCCAAATTTATAACTTCATTAGCCTGTAATATTTTAACTCCTTTTTTAGAAGAATATGTGCACATTTGATTATTATCCAAATAATAATTAACGTTTAATTCATCACTATTCTCTAAAAGGTGTTTAGTTTTTAAAGCGCTATTTAATTCTACGCCTATATCATTAGCAAGGATTTGTTGTTCTATAGATGATTTTCTAAGCCATTCACTGGATAAAAATACATGTAAAGTCTTTGAATTTTTATCAAATTTAATATGCGATACTGTGCTATTGTAATTATCTTTTATGATTCCAAAATCATATTCTATAGTATATTTGGGGGTGTATGTGGGTACAACATCGTATGCAGATTGTGAAAATACCATAAATAGCCCGATAATCAATATTACTAAAAAGTAGGATAGGTATAATTTAAAACGCTTTCTAGAGACGTTCAAACAAATCCCTCCGAATACATCATTTAGTTTAAAATATATTTCATTTAATTATTTTGGGGTTGTATTTTTCGCCGTGTACATTGTCATCATATGCCATAATGTCAATATATTAATTTAATACTGTTATTATTAAGTTTAGTAATTACGTAATAGTCATAAATATTTTTGATTATTATAGTATATAGTATTTTCGATATGTGTTATCGTCCTTATCATATAGCCAATATTATAATACAATTAATAAAAAAAGTAATATTTAGTAATATAATTAATAATATATTGATTAATATATAATATAAATTTAAAATATTTATTAAAAAAGTATGATAAATTAGTTGGTATCCGTATTATCGGGATTATCATTAGTATCTTGAATATTTTTATTATTTAAATTATTTACACTGCATAAAACCCTATATCCTGATTTTATTTTAACAATTTCTACATTACCGTATGTTTTTTCCATGAAATCTGTTAAAGATTTTGCACCGTGTTTGGTTTTAATAACTACATAAATTTTACCATTTGGCTTTAAATATTCTAAACCTTCAGATATTATTTGATGAATAATTACTTTACCTGCTTTTATAGGCGGGTTAGAAATTATTACATCAAATTTGGAGTCTTTTGGGACTTCTTCATATAAGTTGCCCTGTAAAACTGTTATGTTTTTGTTTTTTACGTGATTCAATTTTACATTCTGTTTAGCTAAACTAACAGACCTTTTATTAATATCAGTCATTACAACGGAATTAACATCATCTGCTAAGGATATTCCAATAGCCCCGTAACCACAGCCCATATCTAATATATCATCATCTTTTTTGAATTCTGAATAATTAACAAGAATTTGAGAACCTTTATCTACGTAATTAGGGGAAAAAATGCCTGCATCGGTATTAAATGATAATACTTTGTTATTTATAGTACCTTTTATTGTTGTTTCATTGTGTTTAGAATTCGGGTTCTCTGAAAAATAGTGCATATTCTGACCTTTTAAATTTTTAAATTTTTAACTTAATTTTAACTTAATTTTTTAATTTTCTTAACATAGTGTAAGAAATTATAATATAAAAAGATATTATAATGAAGTAGGTACCTCTACTTTTTTTCGTTTTTCTGTGAGTGTTAATAGACCTACGGACATTAATACCAATAAAGTGCCTGAAGCCATTGAAAAATTTAAGGATTCGCCCAATAGCAAAACTCCGATGACTACACTTATAATAGGTTCCATAGTACTTAATATGGCGGCATTAGACGCTCCAATTTCACCAACCCCTTTTAAGAACAAAATTAAAGAGATTGCCGTTGAAAATATGGCTATAAAAGCCATAGCTCCCCAAGCCATAGGTGTTAAATTCAATACAATTCCGTTTGTGAGGAATCCATATATTAAAAGGAT includes:
- a CDS encoding class I SAM-dependent methyltransferase; translated protein: MHYFSENPNSKHNETTIKGTINNKVLSFNTDAGIFSPNYVDKGSQILVNYSEFKKDDDILDMGCGYGAIGISLADDVNSVVMTDINKRSVSLAKQNVKLNHVKNKNITVLQGNLYEEVPKDSKFDVIISNPPIKAGKVIIHQIISEGLEYLKPNGKIYVVIKTKHGAKSLTDFMEKTYGNVEIVKIKSGYRVLCSVNNLNNKNIQDTNDNPDNTDTN
- a CDS encoding Gp37-like protein — protein: MIKILNKNFEYINAIKINELLNLKWDRKFYSPDIFSFNCKYDKDIDVGQYVLYNGYFGIIEYLKTTLDGYMQVNGKSPLSILGRRVVINEDYINNMAKPFKAIILELINANVTNPVDTTRKIDFIDISNIVADGNIYECRCKGKDLGNTLSSICKDNNIGQRMIFDYISKKFIYELYTGKNRGINQSENEWIIFSPEIGNIYNQEYIKDIKILKNVEYDINYSKFNKSPYHTEIASGIDRFEFTDDKFVETIITLNTEVSDDCGYKDLWDLGDIVTCKSNKFNFSIDLPVIEVSELIKNNNFNLSVKFGDIEGFKK
- the argF gene encoding ornithine carbamoyltransferase; protein product: MDLLTLWDLEREDISKLMDYAEFFKKNRYGHDVLKNKNIALIFESPSTRTRISFDLAVNELGGHSLTLNNNEIHLGKKESIEDTARVMERFVDAIVARVKKHSTLEELSKNSNIPIVNALSDLAHPCQILADILTIKETKGLKSIEEFKGLKLSYFGDGNNIANSLMIAGAILGMDVFIATPRSYEPNGLFVKKALEIIDKYGEGSLTLTDNAELAAKDADVLYTDVWISMSDVNKDLDSIKKIFPPYQINSALMKLAKEDSIVLHCLPANKGMEITEEVFESKNSYVFDEAENRLHAQKAVLKYLFE
- a CDS encoding beta-propeller domain-containing protein, giving the protein MDLKRFSILAFIIVAVGAIIIGFSSQNYLTDSQGDTKLQNWNGLDFKMVPIGSKEVLEQRQELKNSQSSIYGAMSGFKDGISYATTENAKSMDVDTSSNTGTSSGGTSRYSETNVQVKGVDEADIVKTDGEKIFYSPNRYNGKTYMIDALPPETAKLIGEIGKSGELYLQGDNLLIIEYDKISCYNVKDIKDPYLSWSKNINDTRYIDSRIIDGKLYMILSEKYGPIFYENYNLPYAKMYYPILPPIVDYNDEVTYIITKMDVNSGEIEDSISVVGTYDSTAYFSEDNLYFTYHVTPEYNKVMMEYILENGNNYFPKDVMDKIKRVYANEDFGEPAKYLEIMTTIEEYYNSLPSEESYNLREEFNKDFDKYMTKKWDEIESTGIIKVKLDNLSVSSGSVPGKLLNKYSMDEYDGNLRIATTKTGYWASETKSTNSVYVLDVTNIENNKINIIGELKDLGLDERIYSARFDKERLYLVTYKDIDPFMVIDLSNPKKPTLLGDLKIPGYSTYLHPLEENIVLGIGKDEYNDVKVSIFDVSDVENPKELNSYAIAGQKWSTALYEPHAFLWDNENRVVVLPAGDSAYILKIAEATEDYKITMKKQDKHENYVSRSLYINDYLFTFSYEEIHIINQKTWDIVKKIKIPYDDIKIYDDENDEDTTSVKIYNEDDIKTENNTEIVNIAPDENKNIETIVKNVELSVNETYEIELEENPSTGYIWEYNYTKNDDVVKIITDNYFAPENDLMGASGTHKWKLNALKAGTATVEFEYSRSWEEGSTTKKVIYEFKVK